From one Streptococcus pneumoniae genomic stretch:
- a CDS encoding DEAD/DEAH box helicase family protein produces MAFLYEIYNNASENGFANFKNMVPDYIKANLKHGLRAYQEEAIGRYLHYCSDDNHRIFPEHILYNMATGSGKTLLMAAIILEKYKQGERNFIFFVNNDNILTKTRANFLESGAGKYLFADKIMIDNHLVSIREVTDFSDSDPNSINIVFTTIQKLHQDLNTPRENRLSYEQFEDLSVVLLADEAHHLNAGLSKAETDDNTSWTSTIATIQETARQSSLFEFTATIDLANPDIAKRYEKHLLFKYDLKEFRLDKYSKDVLFHLVDSNLRVRMLQAIIISQYRKKIALKHNIFLKPLVMFKSQKVTDSKGNMESFLEMLAHLDEGMIQEQRKLAADSVLEKAFIYFSETGISDSDLIEELQEDFRKERLLLIDGKNKSSNSLVELNTLEQPTNEIRAIFAVDMLNEGWDVLNLFDIVRLYDTRDGKTTKKGFVAGKTTNAEKQLIGRGARYYPFVIGDNEEEKYTRKFDENELNELRVIEQLHYHSANNPRYISELKQVLRESGIYDDEFLVEHRLNLKKSFMATRTYQSGLVWVNDKISYTEWLKDHEKVSFSDKIIPSEFEVELPTLKSRDINAFSIEELEVHESMPTMSIKLGKRIERNIIRYALNRNPNYTFDKLEKVFFGLTSISGFIAELEKVDLVIKGEESAVKHLSQENKVFIVDKLLKYMEKDLIETEERFVGTDRFEARPIKELFEAHILRKYTIDNHSEAEFGRSQKNRNETAIYEDLDSLKWYAYEDNFGTSEEKYLVRTLKHMMSELEEKWSDIYLLRNEKAVKIYNFADGRAFEPDFLLFAKDKKNGNISWQIFIEPKGSQFLDANDTFNSSKEGWKQKFLLDISKRDEARTLIDNDRYRIVGLPFFNEVVSKEEVKEKLRGLKE; encoded by the coding sequence ATGGCATTTTTATATGAGATTTATAATAATGCTAGTGAAAACGGCTTTGCCAATTTCAAGAACATGGTTCCTGATTACATTAAAGCAAATTTAAAACATGGGCTGAGAGCCTATCAAGAGGAGGCGATTGGACGCTACCTTCATTACTGTAGTGATGACAATCATAGAATTTTTCCAGAGCATATTTTATACAATATGGCGACTGGATCAGGCAAAACCTTGTTAATGGCAGCCATTATCCTAGAGAAATATAAGCAGGGAGAGCGTAATTTCATCTTCTTCGTGAATAATGATAATATCCTTACGAAAACTCGTGCTAACTTTTTAGAAAGTGGAGCAGGGAAATATCTTTTTGCAGACAAAATCATGATTGACAATCATCTGGTATCCATTCGTGAAGTCACGGATTTTTCGGATAGTGACCCCAATAGTATCAATATTGTTTTTACAACGATTCAAAAGCTTCATCAAGATTTAAATACTCCTAGAGAGAACCGTCTTTCTTATGAGCAATTTGAAGACCTCTCAGTTGTATTGTTAGCAGATGAAGCCCACCATTTGAATGCTGGGCTGAGTAAGGCAGAAACAGATGATAATACAAGTTGGACTTCAACAATTGCAACAATTCAAGAAACTGCGCGTCAGTCAAGTTTATTTGAATTTACTGCAACGATTGACTTGGCTAATCCTGATATCGCAAAACGGTATGAAAAGCATCTACTATTCAAGTATGATTTAAAGGAATTTCGTCTGGATAAGTACTCTAAAGACGTTCTCTTTCATTTGGTTGATAGTAATCTTCGCGTTAGAATGCTGCAAGCTATCATTATCAGCCAATATCGTAAGAAGATTGCATTGAAACATAATATATTTCTGAAACCGCTAGTCATGTTCAAATCCCAAAAGGTCACTGACAGCAAAGGGAATATGGAATCGTTCTTGGAGATGTTAGCTCACTTAGATGAGGGTATGATACAAGAGCAACGAAAGCTTGCGGCAGACAGTGTACTTGAAAAAGCCTTTATCTATTTTTCAGAAACAGGTATCAGTGATAGTGATTTGATAGAAGAACTTCAAGAAGATTTCCGTAAGGAACGTTTGCTACTGATTGACGGTAAAAACAAGAGTAGTAATAGTTTGGTAGAATTGAATACACTTGAGCAGCCAACTAATGAGATTCGTGCTATTTTTGCGGTCGATATGCTGAATGAAGGCTGGGATGTTTTGAATTTATTTGATATTGTTCGTCTCTATGATACTCGTGATGGAAAAACGACTAAGAAGGGTTTTGTTGCAGGAAAAACAACAAATGCAGAAAAACAACTAATTGGCCGTGGTGCTCGCTATTATCCGTTTGTTATCGGCGATAATGAAGAAGAAAAATACACTCGTAAGTTTGATGAAAATGAGCTGAATGAACTTCGAGTCATCGAACAGTTGCATTACCATTCGGCAAATAATCCACGCTACATTTCAGAATTAAAACAAGTATTACGTGAGTCTGGAATTTATGATGATGAATTCTTGGTTGAACATCGTTTGAATCTGAAGAAGTCTTTTATGGCAACAAGAACTTATCAGAGCGGTCTTGTCTGGGTCAATGATAAAATTTCTTATACGGAATGGTTGAAAGATCATGAAAAGGTATCGTTTAGTGATAAAATTATTCCTTCTGAATTTGAAGTGGAGTTACCGACACTGAAAAGCAGAGATATTAATGCTTTTTCGATAGAAGAATTAGAAGTTCATGAAAGTATGCCAACAATGTCTATTAAGCTTGGAAAGCGTATCGAAAGAAATATTATTCGTTACGCTTTGAATCGAAATCCAAATTATACATTTGATAAACTTGAGAAAGTATTCTTTGGATTAACTTCTATTTCTGGTTTTATTGCAGAGCTTGAAAAGGTTGATTTGGTTATCAAAGGTGAAGAATCAGCCGTTAAACATCTTTCACAAGAAAATAAAGTGTTTATAGTGGATAAACTCTTAAAGTACATGGAGAAAGATTTGATAGAAACGGAAGAACGTTTTGTTGGAACAGATAGATTTGAAGCAAGGCCGATAAAAGAACTTTTTGAAGCGCATATTTTACGGAAATATACAATTGATAACCATAGTGAGGCTGAGTTTGGCCGTTCTCAAAAAAATAGAAATGAGACGGCTATCTATGAAGATTTAGACAGTCTAAAATGGTATGCCTATGAGGACAATTTTGGAACAAGTGAAGAGAAATATCTCGTACGAACTTTAAAGCATATGATGTCTGAACTTGAAGAAAAATGGTCAGATATTTATCTATTGCGGAATGAAAAGGCTGTTAAAATTTATAATTTTGCCGACGGTAGAGCTTTTGAGCCAGATTTTCTTTTGTTTGCTAAAGATAAGAAAAATGGAAATATATCTTGGCAGATTTTTATTGAGCCAAAAGGCAGTCAATTTTTGGATGCAAATGATACATTCAACAGTAGTAAGGAAGGCTGGAAGCAAAAATTTCTTTTGGATATTTCCAAAAGAGATGAAGCAAGAACGCTTATAGACAATGATCGTTACCGAATTGTTGGCTTGCCATTTTTCAATGAGGTTGTAAGTAAGGAAGAGGTTAAGGAAAAATTGAGAGGATTGAAAGAATAA
- a CDS encoding site-specific DNA-methyltransferase: MKQELETLLLSEETFLVEGKLNKNKLADLARKYDAHLLKILMSKPTISKHFFTKLEEGVLIFKKDVFLQFLNNKEFLPDSFTAYKTKIGLAAEDNRYLSENKEVVLNFPYKDCILEGGQTKEDAKRQEIFFNETLAPTEINRLLDDKVLTNFKRYDKDGEHEVTELKDTDNLIIKGNNLIALHSLKKRFAGKIKLIYIDPPYNTGNDGFKYNDSFNHSTWLTFMKNRLEVARELLSKDGAIYISIDDKEQAYLKVLMDEIFSKENFLTQFNFQVRYADKSLAEAKVFKPLIEYTLMYAKDSTHFKAHQPTIPYTDDKFIWEIKELTEGTIEEIDGNKVGIFKKGEWELVQVEPDMNALKETWISGSIYSKMSYGQVYQKIVEPRVELDGNGALYKVYGRGEDGLGYRYYTNPQKANANRGKMFSGMPLERKAEIESGEAVKYHPIVNFADFAGDYGNIRHEGGVAFNSGKKPEKLLKMLMEYVTSENDIVLDFFGGSGSTAATAHKMRRQYISIEQMDYIEDKIVERLNNVIKDDTTGISKDVNWTGGGGFVYCELKNDAQDFKEKILTATRAEELSELFEFAKKSSFLSYRIDPKKLKATEFAILSLAEQKELLLEIIDNNNLYVNYSDMADTDYGISEQDKKLNHQFYGKG, encoded by the coding sequence ATGAAACAGGAATTAGAAACCTTGTTATTATCGGAAGAGACATTTTTAGTGGAGGGAAAACTAAACAAAAATAAACTGGCGGATTTAGCAAGGAAATACGATGCTCATCTTTTAAAAATATTGATGAGTAAGCCTACTATTTCTAAGCATTTTTTTACAAAGCTAGAAGAAGGTGTTTTGATTTTTAAGAAAGATGTCTTTTTACAATTCTTAAACAACAAAGAGTTTCTTCCAGACAGCTTCACGGCCTATAAGACGAAGATTGGACTTGCGGCGGAGGATAATCGTTATCTATCTGAAAATAAAGAGGTTGTTCTTAATTTTCCCTATAAAGATTGCATTTTGGAAGGTGGACAGACTAAGGAAGATGCCAAACGTCAGGAGATTTTCTTTAATGAGACGCTTGCTCCAACGGAAATCAACCGCTTGCTGGATGATAAAGTATTGACCAACTTTAAGCGTTATGACAAAGACGGTGAACATGAAGTGACCGAACTAAAGGATACGGATAATCTGATTATCAAAGGAAACAACCTGATTGCTCTTCATAGCCTTAAGAAACGCTTTGCAGGAAAAATCAAGCTTATTTATATTGACCCACCTTATAATACGGGAAATGACGGCTTTAAATACAATGATAGTTTTAATCACTCTACTTGGTTGACCTTTATGAAAAATCGCTTGGAAGTGGCGAGGGAGTTGTTGTCTAAAGATGGTGCGATTTATATTTCCATTGACGATAAAGAGCAAGCGTATCTCAAAGTTTTAATGGATGAAATATTTAGTAAAGAAAATTTTCTTACACAGTTTAATTTTCAAGTTCGATATGCAGACAAATCACTTGCTGAAGCAAAAGTTTTCAAACCTCTTATTGAGTACACTTTAATGTATGCTAAAGATTCTACTCATTTCAAAGCGCATCAACCGACAATTCCTTATACTGATGACAAATTTATCTGGGAAATAAAAGAGCTTACGGAAGGAACTATTGAAGAAATAGATGGAAACAAAGTTGGTATTTTCAAGAAAGGCGAGTGGGAGCTTGTTCAAGTAGAACCTGATATGAACGCCCTAAAAGAGACTTGGATTTCAGGCTCAATTTATTCCAAGATGAGCTATGGTCAAGTTTATCAAAAAATCGTTGAACCGAGAGTCGAACTTGATGGAAATGGAGCACTTTATAAAGTCTATGGTCGAGGAGAAGATGGATTGGGTTATCGCTATTATACAAATCCTCAAAAAGCAAATGCGAACCGTGGGAAAATGTTCTCTGGTATGCCATTAGAACGTAAAGCGGAAATTGAAAGTGGTGAAGCTGTAAAATATCATCCCATTGTCAACTTTGCAGATTTTGCAGGCGACTATGGGAATATCAGACATGAGGGTGGCGTTGCCTTTAATAGTGGTAAGAAGCCAGAAAAATTGTTAAAAATGTTAATGGAATATGTGACTTCTGAGAATGATATTGTTCTAGATTTCTTTGGTGGCTCAGGCTCGACAGCAGCAACTGCTCATAAAATGAGACGACAATATATTTCAATTGAACAAATGGATTATATTGAAGATAAGATTGTCGAAAGATTGAACAATGTTATTAAAGACGATACAACGGGTATTTCAAAAGACGTCAACTGGACGGGTGGAGGTGGTTTTGTCTACTGCGAATTGAAAAATGATGCTCAAGATTTTAAAGAGAAGATCTTAACTGCGACAAGAGCAGAAGAGCTATCGGAATTGTTTGAGTTTGCAAAAAAATCCTCTTTCTTATCTTATCGTATTGACCCTAAGAAGTTGAAAGCAACTGAATTTGCAATATTGAGTTTAGCAGAGCAAAAGGAATTGCTACTAGAAATTATAGATAACAACAATCTTTATGTAAATTATTCTGATATGGCTGATACGGATTATGGTATCTCAGAGCAGGACAAGAAGTTGAATCATCAGTTTTATGGGAAGGGGTAG